The Porites lutea chromosome 11, jaPorLute2.1, whole genome shotgun sequence genome contains the following window.
AAGTTTTGAGAGCGATTTCGTCACATGTCAATGGATGCTAAGCAACAGCGACCATACGTCGTGTTTTCTAACAAATAGCTACGTTGAAAAATTACATAACAAAATGCTATAATCTTAAGCTTATCGCTAATGCAGTGTGTCATTTCCATGATGGGCAGTTTGTGCGAAACCAGTAACTTACAAGTCCATCGCTGGAGGGGAATGAGTATCAATTAAAACGCAATTAGAAATTAGACACTAGAGTGTCCACGAACACAAATTACACCAGAAATTCAGCTAAAACTCTTAAAATTAGCGCAATGAAGCCGTTGCAGGGGAAAGTCAGCGTGCCAACGAGCACGCCGCGGCCGGCTCTCGCTAACACAATCTTAGATGCCATTTTGGCTCTTTTCATGATCCCAAAAGTTACACTGGCCATCAATCACAATCGTTTACACATTCTCTGTTCTTAAATTAAGCAGTCATGTGCTTTCGCTTTTCTAACATGAACCTCATCACGAATGAGTCTTAACCAGATTGGCCACTTAGCACTTGACCATATTTCTAGCTTTTGTATACATCTCATCTCAGTTCATCTGACTTTTCCTGTTTGAAGTTAGCCTACGTAGAATGTTTCGAactgttttgtgttgttttgaATGATGCTGATAAAACGTTAAATCTTGTTTCAGGTGCGGGGTCGATGATAGCGTTGATGTTCCCATCTTTGTTTGCATGCTGGCATTCCCTTCTCTGAAGTACCCTCTACACATTTACGAGCCTCGTTACCGCCTGATGATAAGACGATGTGTTGAGCTAGGATCCCGTATGTTTGGCATGTGCATGAGCGACCCGGACTGTGGATTCTCGGAATATGGTACCATGCTTTACATCGAGAACATGGAGGCGCTTCCTGACGGACGCTGTATAATTCAGACTACGGCCAGGAGAAGATTCCGCGTCATTTCACGTGTTTATAGAGACGGGTATAACACTGCGAAGGTTGAATGGCTCGACGATGAAATACCAACCTCATGCGCTGAAGAAAGGGAACTCGAAGCACTAAACAACGATTGCGGAAAATTGCTGGAACTTTGGTTTAACAGTTTAACTCAAATGCAGCAGAATTGTATAACAAATGCAATTGGACCTATGCCTCGCATTAACTCGGAGAGCCCAGTGTCTAGTTCTAATGGTTCTTCTTGGGAATGGTGGGCGTTAGCTGCTATCCCTCTTCAGGATAAAGCAAAGTTGATCATATTATCGATGAAGTCATTGGAAGAGCGGCTTCGAAGTATTCGCCGCTTTTTAGAGCTTTTAATAACTATGAGTTCGGGAAATGATTTAGGAGAAAAGTAGCGTCGCTGTCGAGCTAGTCACCACACAAGTTTTGCACTTCGTCATTACCACGATTCTTGCTGGTAAACCAAACGATCCAGAAAATGCTTGCACACAAATTTCGGCTTAGTCTTCTTGATGCTACTGTATTTTTTGAGTGAAAGAATAAGCTTTTTTGTTACCATTTCAGcgagatttttttaaaagtaacgCTTTAGACCGTGACTAGGAGAATAAACTCAAAGTCGGCCTATCACCTGTTTTTTGTCCTGTTTTTCCTTTAAGATGAAGAAGACATCGTATAATGATACAATATATGTCTCTGCATCTTTTACGTACTGTTACCACTGTCACCTGTAGCCAGTTTCATCActggtttgtttggttttttgccaaaaaaaaagtaagatcAGTAAGACAACGATGGAATTTCTGGCACTTACCTGGAGGAGGAGGCCACTTAAGGAAGTTTGCGTAGAAGTGTGTCGCCGAGGGCACAAAACCCCAACCCAGTTTAAGTCAAAATTCGTTCATTTCGTTACCCTATTTAACACAAGAGACCTCTTTCGCGCATTCCATTTCGCGTGCGGAACTAAGTATTTCTTTTAATTCTGACATCACAAAATTGAAAGTTAGCACCACAAGCATGCAGACCGCGCACCGCCAACCTACTATCTATTGGAATCTCCCGACAGGCATTTAGTGTTTTTTCTTgagaaaatttgaattttgtagcACATGGGCATAAGCAGACAGCGaagtgatgatgataatgagaataatagtaacaataacaataatagtaatagtaaatTATTTCTTATAGACCATTAGCGCTttacaataaataaataggGTTTGGAAATACAAGAATTCAATGttgataaaatttttaaaacattaaattttaaaatatattaaaatcgTAAACATGAAGTAAAGATGtgctttttgctttctctttaaACATGCTAAGATTAAATTTGTATCGTATTCCAGAGTTTGGTGGCATATAAAAAAATTTGGAGATGTATTCGTAAGGACGAACTCAGAGATCCTCTTAAAAGTAGGATGAACCAGATAAACtagttaaccctttaaagcCTAAGGAGTGGTCAGTATGAAATTTCCCCTTATATCAACGTTTTATAAAACCGCGTGGTCATAACAATTGAGGTTATGGTCAGGGAAGATTAATCTTATACTTTTTAGTTATAGATACCTACTAAGATAAATTCCCCCCACTACTTCTGCTGAAAACAAATaaggacaacaaatgagaatttgaattttgatattagggttaaGAGGGTTAACAAGAGGAGAATAAGCCGATGAACAGACGGAGTGTCAAGGTGTTGACAGTGATTCACAAAGAGCCTTGACATAGGAGTATTTAGAGAGTAAACAAGTTCGttccattgatttttttattgttttaccaGGGGAGTTTTTTGGAAATGGTCAACGAAAATTAATTGTCgttcttttttgtcaaaataatACTTAACTGCAAAGCTCATTCACAGGAAACTGGAGTTTCAGGACATTCTTTGAATTTAAGGCACAGGGTCCACAGGAGCCCAGTTTGAACACatgaattacttttttttaatgtcttaCCTTGTACGTATATATACCCTCATCGCTTCGCACAATTGAATAAGCCTAATTCCGGATCTTTATGGCCATTCGGAACAGATTTCCGACTCCGgcattttgaaaataaagaacTGCTTGGCCATTTCTTCGCAACTTCGTGGGTGCATAACTTTCCTGACTATGTATTCTTTAAGAGCCCTCTGTCCTGAGGTCTGCGGCATATATGATGCGtgacgaaactgtaacgcgtGGATAACGTGATCCAGGAGGGAGTCATAAACTCGTGAGCGCGGCTGTCCGATGTGcctggccatcgtgacgtcacagcAAAGTGAAGCGTACGACGAgcagaattttcgaaaatggcggTGTTATTGTTTTTCATGTGAACACTTTGAGCTTATTTTTTCCCGTGTCATGAAGCAGCAATGTGGTTTCTCTTTTGATCGAGGATACCATTACCTTATATTCCAACGGAAGAGGTAAGTGCATTTTGATTACTAcgtgaaaattctgcaaaaaaggtttctgaAGGGTTTAGGTGAGTCTCCAAGTTAGGAAAATTATGGGGGTGCGGTGCGACCTTTCGCTCGACAAAAACCCGTTTTTCCCTGGATAAAAAGCATGAGAAAACTTGTAGCTTTGCTCCAAAGTAGTTTATATCTCACAGAATCCATATAGCATATAATAAATGTCAGGGAATGAACCACAAAAATGATCAGTGTATTTATTCGAATCAGTTTCCTCCGTTATAATTTTGCAATCTTGTTGAAGTGAGGTTGGTTAcgaaaatttgttataaatgAGCTGTTTTGTAGTTATTTCGGTTCTTCAGTAAGACGTATAGAAGTATACTGAGTTGTTAAGCTTATTATGACCTCGTAAAAGCCCGATCGTGAAGAAGTTCACTCTTTTTGAGGCACTACGTACCATATTTAATCTAAATATTTGTTTAGCCCTTGTAAATTTTTGTACACCTTCTGAAAGTTAAATTATATATTAGGAAAGCCCCGGCGGTGGGGGGTAACACTCTTGAAACAAGAGACCAACAGGATAATTTTAAACCGCACTATCAAGCCTGCATGTGTACACATATGTACACTGTATTTCACTTTCAATACCCTCTCAACATCTGGTAgtataatgcatcagtcaattgaaacccCGGCCTCCTGATCCCTGAGACTTAGCGGTGAATTTAACATTAACACCACTAATTTTTTCCCTTCCCGAGCCAAgtagtttgttaaaagcaccttATGGCAGGGAATTAGTAGTTGTAGTTCTAGGTTTGATTTAAACCGCTCTCTTCCATCTAGTACTctgtatttattaattttattttcaaaccaaTGGACCTGTTAAAAGAAACTCTCAACGGCATTCCATCCAATTCATGAGAAATGTCATCCACTAGCTGAACTTTGTAATTGCTAACAGCGCTTCCAACTGTCggttagcctgagatcatgccctctccctattatccctttatgtctctcaccGGAAGatggcatgatacatttctttgtcggatcacatgtaaaaaagccagaatctggacttttttctgattggataggaaacaatgcggatgatttgcgctgctccaattggccaaaatgccaccatccgttagttgtggttgatttcagtctgcatttttgcttgcgtaatgagcagtgaattcacacgcgagtttgttataaaatttctgccggttcagttttcttgaatttgaagaatgcgtaaatagaaatttcatattttccaTCTCATTGTATACTAAAAAGTTGCAGTCAAAAGTTCActgatcatttgaatgcaatttgatactggctacaagttacagaaacgacaaacgggttcacttttcaaataatcaattcatgaatggaatcttgaccttgattgactgtaattcctccttcagaaacctgcgaattattctgagcaatcttcgctttcacaacacctttcagttCGTAAAATATGTTGTgtcagcctaatttttttttcactgctttcgaAGTCAACGAGCTCTAAcctgtaaattctttattatttgtagctgttaaataaaggtatggcagctccagctagcagtatttcatcacaaaaacaacacatttaaaaattttttttaggaagcaccatctgaacatggacgtacttaaaaatgttcttttccctaaaatttatttcaaaagagacattaaaATATGATTCCCgtatggtaaacgcttattggctaataacatgacaggtcaagaAGACGTtacattatgtaaattagggggcggttaAGAGCTTGTTAAATGAATGCATcaggtgttattttttttccctctcgagccaaagaaacaaagaagcaaaaaaaaaattacgcctgatctcaggttatctgTCGGTTTACTTTCGTTTTGCAGTGTGCTTTGCAGTACAAAACAGTATATAAATCGTAAACAGGTTTTCAGTAGTATCTATGGTGGTATGGACTAGAAAGGTGTATTGGTAATGCtaatcattttctgttttttctacAGGATTAACACTACTTAGACCAACGACGTTTCCAAGCTTACATCTGTTACATGTAAACAGAATTGGAGACTAGACTGGCAGGCCTCTCATTATTACTTATTCTCTTGGCCTCTACATCATCGTTCGATCAAAAAATTTATGGTCACTCCAGAACATAACATTTGATCATctacttgttcttttttttgttattgataATGTGATGAGGATTTATACCTAGAAATTATTTTGGTGAAACTGCTCACAGACAGgattttagaagaaaaataatgaataatgtgTTTTAACCACCATAGCCTTCAAGTCAATTCATCACTGAAAGCTTTAGCCTGAGAATGCAGACAGATTTCCAGTTGTATTTTTTAGTGACGTGAAACTACaacccaaaatgttttgtttaatttgattatttttgtCCAGCTCTAGTGCTTCTTGTACTGTCTTAAGTAATATGACCTGTCTAGACATTTTTCCTgaccttttcttttatttagtaaGATTATCTTGCATAGTTCCAtggaaagtaaagaaaaagtgTTAATAAAAGATTTACACTATAAGTATTTTGTTGCTGGGATACTTGGGTATCAGCTCTAGAAGCATAATTTCAAGTGAGGTAGATATACTCCCACATAACAACAGACTTGGGAAATAGTTTCCTTATATACTTACCTCTGAGGAGCAAATGGAGCAATTATTATTTACCAACGAAAAACTTACACCCGAATAGCTTCGGCAATCCAAGCATGTACAGTGTAGTTTAGGTGAAATGCTTGAATCTGCACTGATAGTTGGAATATGCGGACCCCCACGGAAACAGTTACTCCAGATTTCGAGCGTTTATTGACCAGTTTTAAAGGCGTCCTTATTAccatttttttggggggaagaTTGAACGGTATAGCTGAACCTTGACAGAATATTTGTCCTCTCATTGATACACGATTTGGTACCTTCAAGAACTGTCTCTTCAGGTCGTAAGCCGTTTTCAAGTAAGCTTCAATGTCGCTGTCCAGGTTCGAAGTGAAAATGTTCAAATCGCCGAGTCACTAGCCTTAGCGTTCTGTTCCCAATTCTGAGATATTTTCCACCTATTTATAAACGCCATTGTTTTGATTCTGATTTTTTCTTGAAGGTATTGTTTTCAGTGGAAGGCTCCTGTAGAATCTTGCGTCAGCCCAACTGGCTATAAACGTAGTATGGGTGTAACATATTTCTTAGGCAATTTGTAGACTTAAACTGTATTCAAGCCCCTCTCAAGTCCAAACATTGACATAAAAAGATACCCTCGAATTAATCGTATTACTCGTTTCAATTCGAGAGCTTTATTGTTGGATTAACTGGCTTATTTCTCTTGCCCTTCGCGGCTGACTCGCAAGGTACCTGCGGAAAGTAGTGTTTAAAgccactgatcatttttatgaaattgttatgagatttaatttttcaaaaatgagaaaGAGTTTTGACCTCTGTAACTTATGTTTTTGTCTCCAAGCACAGTATTGTGGCGTTTCAGAGTTACAGGCCATTAAAGATGATCTTGGTGATGATTTTTATCGATCGGTAGGAGCGTTTGTCAACACTTTTGAGTCTTGTGGCcagtgtgttttttgttttcaggttaaaattcCGTTATTGATACTTTAAATGATAACATCTGTAGCTTCGCTTTAGTGGTTGAAATGATTTGCTCTACTGTTACTGAGAAATTGGACCGTGAACTTTTCACGACAAGCATTTTGTTTACCTTCTTTCAAACCTTCCCGGGCGGGCTTgaacgtgacgtcacgatggccagaCACATCGGATTTTCATTCGCCAATATCTGCTCTAGTGCCCAGGCCTTAGTTTATGACTCCCTCCTGACGTGATCGAAATAAATCATTGGTTTTCAACAACAGGTTTTTCAAATTCTCTGATCTGGCCCTGTGCATTTGGGGGCCTGTTCGGCTCGCGTGAACAGCGAGCTCAAATCACACTTTGCGGCCAGAGCGGTATAACTATAACTACgtgtaaattttgaaaataaagcgATTTCTTTACCGTATGCTAAGTAATCTTTAGGTCATTTTCCCCTTTGTTTAGGCAATATAACTTAAGTTTTAATCCTGCCTGAGAAAGCGATCTTGTCCGAGCAGCGAAATATAATATCTCAGCAGCATATTAAAGATTTTAAGAACCTTGCGCAAATCAATTTCACATGCAATTGTTTTAGGCACTGGTGAGAGATGGGATGGATCTGAGTTACCTACGTATtatattcttttcattttttacttttaaaattctcttttcctttccttgacttaaaaaattcacttttctatttgtttacttttaaagtTTAACAACGTTCTGGATTTAAAGCTTTCAGTAAATGAACGAAAATAGGTCCTTACTTCTTTTTCACACTTTGGGTTCATCATAAAAAGTCCAGTAGATGTCCAATAGTTTGTACTTTTAAGCTATATAATGCCTAGACCGTTTGCCAGTAATTTTCTTGTTGTCCAATGAGGAGAAAGGAGAGTCCATGAACAAAATTAGCTCCTTACTGGATTTCCACAAATTCGTTTTAGTTATTAAACATCTAGTACAGTCCAATAGGTTGTATCTTCAGGATATATAATGCCTGGACCGTTTGCCAGTAACTTTCTTGTAGTCTAATGAGGAGAAAGGAGAGTCGACCAAGGCATCACGGCCAATGCCATGATCACTAGCAAGCGTATCATTTTCATCAATATCCCGCTCTAAGCTTGACACCGGAATGTCTTCAATCTCTCCGGGAACTGCTTGCTTTAGAAGCGCTTCCTGCATTTCCTTTTTCCCAAGAAGATCTCTTGTGTCCCCTTGTTTTGCGTCCTCATTGTTCTCTACGCTGCCATCGTATGCACTGGAATTGATGGTGAAGTCGTCTTTAAGGGCGTCGCGGATGAAGTCTTCAACTAGCGAGACATTCCTTCGAAATCGATCGATATTGAACGGAATCTCGCTTCGTTTGTCTATAGTGATCTTATCTAAGTCACTGTCGCTGTCTTCGTTTGAGTCTTGTTCGCTGTCCCCTTGATCGCCTTTCTTTTTCGACAAATATCCTTTCACTTCGTCAATGAGAGAAAAAAGCCTTCTTTCCAAGTTAGAGATCTCTTCGAGTTTCTCATGCACTTTTCCTTTCGTTTCATCGCTACCTGCAGCAACAGTGTCATGCACTTGCTGAGTGGCATCGCTGCCCAAATGGCTTGCGATTTCCTTCTGAACGACTTCATCGATCAGTTCCTTAGCAGTAACAGCATGATACTGACTACCACCAGCAGCAGGATGTGCAGCAGCAGCAGCTGCCCGTTGTTTCTTCTTGTGAAGTTTCTTCAGCGCATTGTCCACCGCCTCACGAATTCCCCCTTGGTCGGAATAACTGTTCTCTACCTTATCTTTGAGATCATCAGCAGTCAGCAGTGTATGTTCCTTGAATGCGTCCATTACAGGAAATGCAGCTCTTTGATCTGTGtcctcttgtttttcttcatcCTTCAACAGGTTAGTTTCAACATTTGAGCCCAACAGGTCGTCCCCAAGCCCTAGATGAAGTCCCATTATATCATCTAAAAACGGAAAAGATATTTAAGATTTAATAGTTGAAACCAAGGCACAGAAACATCGGTAGTTAGAAAAGTAATGCCATGGAACTACTCTTGTGGATTAATTCCCATGTCTTGGTATAGCTCTTTGTCCGAAATAATTGAATCACATAGCAAACACTACTAAAAACGTTTAACCCCTGAGGAGTCAGGACCTTAAGATATGACTACGAGTACGAGTCCCGGAAGGTACTTTGTGAAAATTCAGCTGAGGTGTAAGCATATTTTCTGAAACTCTTGCCTTAGTCCGGACCGAAATATgagattttccctaccctatttcagacccaaACAGTGAAACGcttaaaaccaagaaaaagttATCAAATAGCACTACGGTTAATTGACTTTATTCCCCTTCAGTGCAGTTTTCTAAATAGCCTCGACCGGAGCAATGATTGCTCCGGTCAAGGCTATTAAGACAAATACAGTACATTCGTGAAAATTTGTTAAGCCGGGTGGCCTGTGCAAAACACATGGATATTCGCAGCATATCGTTACTCACTATGGTAAGTAATTTTGACAAACCTCGTTTAGACGTTTTCGAAGCCGTCTTTGGATCGGACAATACTACAACAGCCATGCAGAAAACATTTGCAGCAATCCATGCACACTTCCAATACATAGTGGATTCTTCAAATCAAAAGAGAGTAGTCAAAAGCGATGAAATTGACTTGGTGACGCTCACTTAGTGATGTAGATTTAGCATGTTGGAGTAAACATAGCAATTCAAAGACGGTTATTGTAATTTTCCACATATTAATATTCTTCACAAATAATGTCTTTTGATACAGTCGAAAGCTCAAGGTTGCCAGTGTTTCGTAACAGCATGCAAGTACAGATATTGCTTTGACACGCTGTTCGTAACGAATAaaggaattttctttatttctaatCCGTTTCCAATTAGTGTTACATCCTTCCTCTGCGAGTAGTCAAAGCAAGATCAAGAGCGCACGAAATACGTTCTTATTTTCAATCACATCTAAACAATCATAAATGCATGGACTATACCTTAGTATTGCTGTAGAAGTCTTTCCTTTACTGTAACCAAATCATCTGTCTTCTTGAATTCTCCTTCTAATTCCCGTTTTCCCTCTTAACTATAGGCGGATTACAGATATCTTCTAGCAGAAAGAGCTTATAAATTAGAAATAACTTTTCTGGTATTTTGCTCTCGTATGGCAGGTACCTGTCGAGTGGGACTTACAGACGAAAAAATCTGCGATAAGGGCTTAATTAAAAGAGCTTAGCATAATGAAGCGAACTGGTTTTCGTGAAAACGAAGTTATCGGTGCACCGATGCGGGGTGGTAGTGCATCTTAACTGAAAACGATGAACTATGATGTAAAATGATTTAGCTTCGAGTGCTCACATAAATGATCTATTAACGCATTCAAAACAACCAAAACGACCGGAGCACGAGGGAAGATGCGAATGCATCGATGTGACTACATGAGTAAAGATAATTACCATTTCTCAACACTGCCACTCATAAGTACTTGAATCGATGTTGCCAAGGGGAATTTGAACCCTGAAATAAGGTTGCTTTAAGTTTTTTGTTACTGTTAGCAACCAGATTATGTGTAACCATTTATTGTATTCAGCTACAGACATCACATGTACTGCCGTTCCACTCCCAAAATTAACCTCTGGATAGCCTCACTAGGAATCTTCAGCACGACAGAGACTGAGAGGAAGGAGTTCAATGAGGGATCTTTTAAAACATGCAATGGATCAAGTGAATACCCTCATCATTCTTATGAAATAATAAAGCTATGGAAAATATCTACATGAATTACACTGAATtacatttctctttttcttttgcacTACGTTTTAGATAAAAATGATAACACCTTgttaatattacattttttcttttaccacTATCCAAGGTCAAAAAACTTTCAGTCGCCTGGGCACGGTGTTACGTCATGAATGTACTGAAGTTACGAACTAACGCTCTAGAACCTGCAGGAAGTTATTCCTTGTGATTATGTTCTAGGCATGACAATTGCAGCTTTCAAGATATTCCTCTCCAAGCGGACACTAGATGGTAGTGTACCAACGACTTAACAAATAATAGGAAATCAGAGGTTAACCATCAAAGAAAAACTGAAGTACGTCTAACACGTTTTTCCAATAAAGGAAAACGAGACCAGGCTTTACCTTACTTATTGAAAACCCCTCGAAACCAATATAACAGACTTTAACCTGAAGTACATTGGGATAGACAACAGACAATTCGCATCCATGGGTAAGCGCTAACCTCTACGTTTCTGTTCCTCTAGCAGGATACGTGTTGCAAAAATAAGTCTACGCTCAGAACGTCCAGGAGTGAGCTACAATTGTAGGACATCCTCAATCGATATGATTGCCAGCTAGTCCCACACTCTATCGCATACCAGCAATCGAACATGACAGTCGTACTTTAGTCCACCTACTCACACAAAAACGCAAGAGAGTTGAGGGAGGTGAAAAACTTTTTGGTGTAGAGCACGTACAGACCTGACCCGACTGGCGATCAATCGATACACATTCCAAAGTGATTTCATGATTTTTGATTTCGGTCACGCTTGGATAGTTTGTTCCTGTTAGTGCCTTCGAAATTGTGCTACATGGATGGCGATTTATAATGTTCTTGAAGTTTATCGCAAGAAAATGAGATAGTTAAATGTATAAAGCTACAGACCTACATAATGCAAAGTTACATGGAGAGATGTAACCCATAAGGAGTTGATCGTTTTTTAGAAGAATGTTACGCCAGATAACACACTAGACAAATGAAAAACGGCTATTAAGGTACGAAGAATTAATATGTTATACGACCTTAATTATTAGGCAGTTTGTCTTGGTTTTAAGTGCTAAATAGTTTTTAGTTTGTCCGTATTTAAACAGACCTTTAGCCTTAAGGTAACACTACACTAACGTTTCATTTGAATCTAgcaaatgtttgtttgtttaacttTAAAATAAGCGATTTTCCGTCCCTTCACAACGGCGAATAAACTTCTGCATTTTGAATCTTTTTACCTGACTGGTCTCTCCTTcgagagaaaaaatatttttttacctttaacacATAACGATTAAAATTCTTGTACAACTTCAAGGTGGTTAGATTCAGACTTAGTCATAACACAATTCAGTTAGCTTTCAAATAACCTATTAATTTACGCTAAAGTTGGATGGCAATCTATTTCGGGTGGCAATGTAGCAGTAATTGACCTATAAAATatatgaattgaaaaatgaCTGGACAAGTAAATATATGATTCCATTCTCTTAGAACTACTCATATGTCCCACGCTACAGGTAATGGTGTTTCACTTCGTTAGTTTCTTTGACCCATGCACTGTTTGGGTGAATGAATATTCAATGAAAAAGGCCGATTTAAGCGTCTACAAACTTTAGGACcaaaaaaacatatttatgtGTGCTATAAAACGCTTTGCCCGAATAATCCACGGGTCTTAGGGAGGAGGTTGTAAATACAATTCTCGGTCCAATGAACTAGATGTGTAAGGGAAAATACACTGCtgcaaagaaatgaaaagactCTTTCGGAAAATAGCGGACCTAGggcgttttgtttgt
Protein-coding sequences here:
- the LOC140951962 gene encoding uncharacterized protein, with protein sequence MYWKCAWIAANVFCMAVVVLSDPKTASKTSKRDDIMGLHLGLGDDLLGSNVETNLLKDEEKQEDTDQRAAFPVMDAFKEHTLLTADDLKDKVENSYSDQGGIREAVDNALKKLHKKKQRAAAAAAHPAAGGSQYHAVTAKELIDEVVQKEIASHLGSDATQQVHDTVAAGSDETKGKVHEKLEEISNLERRLFSLIDEVKGYLSKKKGDQGDSEQDSNEDSDSDLDKITIDKRSEIPFNIDRFRRNVSLVEDFIRDALKDDFTINSSAYDGSVENNEDAKQGDTRDLLGKKEMQEALLKQAVPGEIEDIPVSSLERDIDENDTLASDHGIGRDALVDSPFSSLDYKKVTGKRSRHYIS